A segment of the Ipomoea triloba cultivar NCNSP0323 chromosome 1, ASM357664v1 genome:
ATACCGAGTATCAAGTTCATTTATTAATCGAAtcacacataaaatgagatgaaAAGATATTACATAAGTACTCTTCGAACCAAATAAGGCTTTAttatatgaaaattgaaaaatgttacGTGACACCATATGAAACACAATATTTTAGCATATGAGACATATATAAAATCTGGCAGGCATTTTCAGTAACTCCGATCCATGCATACATTCTCAAAAGCAATAATGAACATCATCATCAGCTGGCCTGGGACgcattatacaatttaaatttgTGGCCATGAATATTACATCGTGTTGGATCCACGtgaaaataacattttcttttatttctgcCAAACCTCCAATACTCGTTAGACCCACATATAACACATCGTACGCATATATTTATCGCCTTTGATTCGTAGCGGTCCACTATTTTATACCACTACTATACATACTAATCTACACGGCGGTGGCTTCGGATtcggcggcgccggcgccggcggagGAGGAGGTTGTTGCGGTTTCCTTCTTGTTAGAAGTCATCTGTAGATATTTCTCTTTTCTCTCGTCCTGAGCCATATGTTGTTGCCTGCACTCTAAGCTGCAAAATGCACTATCTCCTCTggaataataatgaaaaaactAGATTTGTATTAATGGCAGAGAAACTGAGAGAGAGGATCGGATGAAGAGACAGTGTTAAAGAGTACATATGTGTACCTATACATGTAGATATCGCGATTGGGGATCAGGCAGCGTTTACAGAGATAACAAGCCCTCAGGAAATGGGCGGTTTCGGTGAAATCTGCCGACCTCCGACGATTCAGCGTTCTGGCGGTTACGGCATCGGAGGCCGGCGGCCGGAGCAGGCCTCCGGCCTTGAAGGCGTTACGAGGATCAAACGGCTCGAAATCATTAGCCGATGCCGCCATCGAGGCCTCTTCGATGCCGAGATCCAACGCGAACTCCGACATGCTTGTAGTTCTATTAATGGACTGCCTCGCTCTCTTTCCCAACAACATTTCTCTCTCTATCACTATATCAGCTTATCTCGAGTATAGTAGCTATG
Coding sequences within it:
- the LOC116020375 gene encoding FCS-Like Zinc finger 6-like — protein: MLLGKRARQSINRTTSMSEFALDLGIEEASMAASANDFEPFDPRNAFKAGGLLRPPASDAVTARTLNRRRSADFTETAHFLRACYLCKRCLIPNRDIYMYRGDSAFCSLECRQQHMAQDERKEKYLQMTSNKKETATTSSSAGAGAAESEATAV